In the Leifsonia sp. 466MF genome, one interval contains:
- a CDS encoding ABC transporter substrate-binding protein: protein MKPTPISRRRLLPFAVPLVAALALAGCSSSGTAKAAGPVTITLATETRFGKTSAYQDIIDAFNKSNHEGITVRLQEIPTDSYSQTVRTQFQAGNAPDVVWGSPGTGSGNSLGVFAKAGQLVDLSKESWATATVPKSAHDLYYQGAALTAVPVDIAPISEVINSTAFTSAGIKPASTFAELLKQCTAVPAAGGTSLFGLAGAQSSNTGLAALQLAASRVYAAQPDWNAKRSAGKVTFAGSSGWKSTLEAFVKMKDSGCFQPGSEGGSPETVTPVFASGKILSIFAPAGIASQLAQLAPSATISVAALPGVKSSDTFLFASPTNALAINAAGKHIDAAKALLKFWTEPQNLDAFAKANGNLSLTTVLNGSHVPDQYASLEPYLTNPERNAPLPNLLWPNASVYDALGTGVQGLLTGQTTVSQVLQSMDAAWG from the coding sequence ATGAAACCGACCCCGATCAGCCGCCGACGGCTGCTTCCATTCGCCGTTCCACTCGTAGCAGCCTTGGCTCTTGCCGGCTGCAGCTCCTCCGGCACGGCGAAAGCCGCCGGCCCTGTCACGATCACCCTCGCCACCGAGACCCGCTTCGGCAAGACCAGCGCCTACCAGGACATCATCGACGCGTTCAACAAGAGCAATCACGAGGGCATCACCGTTCGGTTGCAGGAGATCCCCACCGACAGCTATTCCCAGACGGTCCGGACGCAATTCCAGGCCGGAAACGCACCCGACGTCGTCTGGGGTTCGCCGGGCACGGGGTCGGGCAATTCGCTTGGCGTCTTCGCCAAAGCCGGGCAGCTCGTCGATCTGTCGAAGGAATCCTGGGCCACCGCCACAGTTCCGAAGAGCGCGCACGACCTCTACTACCAGGGTGCTGCTCTCACCGCTGTTCCCGTCGACATCGCGCCGATCTCCGAGGTGATCAACTCGACTGCGTTCACGTCGGCCGGAATCAAACCGGCTTCCACCTTCGCCGAGCTTCTGAAGCAGTGCACCGCAGTCCCCGCCGCGGGGGGAACCTCCCTTTTCGGACTCGCCGGGGCGCAATCCAGCAACACCGGCCTGGCCGCTCTGCAACTCGCCGCTTCCCGCGTTTACGCGGCACAACCGGACTGGAACGCCAAGCGGTCCGCTGGCAAGGTGACGTTCGCCGGGTCATCGGGGTGGAAGTCGACGCTGGAGGCCTTCGTGAAGATGAAGGACTCGGGATGCTTCCAGCCAGGCTCGGAGGGGGGTTCCCCGGAGACGGTGACCCCGGTGTTCGCGTCAGGGAAGATCCTCTCGATCTTCGCGCCGGCGGGAATCGCTTCCCAGCTCGCTCAGCTTGCACCGAGCGCCACGATCTCGGTCGCAGCCCTACCCGGTGTGAAGTCGAGTGACACCTTCCTCTTCGCATCCCCGACCAACGCTCTGGCCATCAACGCGGCCGGCAAGCACATCGACGCGGCGAAAGCGTTGCTGAAGTTCTGGACGGAGCCACAGAACCTGGACGCGTTCGCCAAAGCGAACGGCAACCTCTCACTGACCACGGTCTTGAACGGTTCGCACGTGCCGGACCAGTACGCGAGCTTGGAGCCGTACCTAACCAACCCCGAGCGCAACGCACCCTTGCCCAACCTGCTGTGGCCCAACGCGTCCGTCTACGACGCGCTCGGCACCGGTGTCCAGGGTCTGCTGACCGGTCAGACCACCGTGTCGCAAGTCCTCCAGTCCATGGATGCGGCATGGGGATGA
- a CDS encoding carbohydrate ABC transporter permease: MTSQTKGVTLDSAHPTGAGDLGRAVRRSRRAQKQATGRRSATWWWAAPAVVLTIGVQYLGVGAGSVFAFTDWSGLGAFNFVGFDNFAGAFRSPETVQALWNTLLLAVCFVVLTNVFGLGLALALNRTLKSRYVLRVLIFLPVVLSPLGVAYVWKFIFQPNGPLNEVLRAVGRDSWAVAWLGDPHTAIWTIVVVVVWQNIGLTMVIYLAGLATVPAELEEAAAVDGASAWARFRRIVLPLLRPTVVIASALTLIQGLRIFDQVLALTGGGPFNSTQTLATLVYKETFVNGRFGYGSALSLILTLLIVVAAVLQVTLLRQRED; this comes from the coding sequence ATGACCAGCCAGACAAAGGGCGTCACACTCGACTCCGCACACCCGACCGGGGCTGGCGATCTCGGCCGGGCGGTGCGCCGCAGTAGGCGCGCGCAGAAGCAGGCCACCGGTCGTCGTTCGGCGACCTGGTGGTGGGCCGCGCCGGCTGTCGTCCTGACCATCGGCGTCCAGTACTTGGGTGTCGGAGCGGGGTCGGTGTTCGCGTTCACCGACTGGAGCGGTCTCGGCGCCTTCAATTTCGTCGGATTCGACAACTTCGCGGGCGCCTTCAGGTCTCCCGAGACAGTTCAAGCTCTCTGGAACACGCTGCTGCTGGCCGTCTGCTTCGTCGTCCTCACGAACGTGTTCGGTCTGGGACTGGCGTTGGCGCTCAATCGCACGTTGAAGAGCCGATACGTCCTTCGCGTACTGATCTTCTTGCCGGTCGTGCTCAGCCCACTCGGCGTTGCGTACGTGTGGAAGTTCATCTTCCAGCCGAACGGCCCACTCAACGAGGTGCTCCGAGCGGTAGGTCGGGACTCGTGGGCGGTGGCCTGGCTCGGCGATCCCCATACGGCGATCTGGACCATCGTCGTCGTGGTGGTGTGGCAGAACATCGGCCTGACGATGGTGATCTACCTGGCCGGTCTGGCCACAGTGCCCGCGGAGCTGGAAGAGGCCGCTGCGGTCGACGGAGCCTCGGCGTGGGCCCGATTCCGTCGGATCGTCCTGCCGCTTCTTCGGCCGACGGTCGTCATAGCGTCGGCCCTCACACTGATTCAGGGTCTGCGGATCTTCGACCAGGTGCTGGCGCTGACCGGGGGCGGCCCATTCAACTCGACCCAGACGCTCGCGACCCTCGTCTACAAGGAGACCTTCGTCAACGGGAGGTTCGGCTACGGGTCGGCCCTGTCGCTGATCCTGACCCTTTTGATCGTCGTGGCAGCGGTGCTCCAGGTCACCCTGCTGCGTCAACGAGAGGACTGA
- a CDS encoding carbohydrate ABC transporter permease: MHRYGSRGFALEIVTIIVAMVLMIPFYFLLNVSFKGNSDAFLSSAIALPRAPSVSAFGDAWAGSATGSIPGGLISSVIVTAGSLIVLIAFGSIAAYTMARLPGRLSNTLYILFLVGIILPFQLGMVPVYVVLRTVGLVGSPFGLIVLYSGLLMPLVVFLYTGFARSLPREYEEAAQMDGSSRLQTFLRIIFPLLAPATGTVAILAGLIIWNDFFTQLIFLSGSANATLPVVIYGFVGANVSTWNVIFAGIIVSMIPVLVFYVFAQRKFIQGFAGGIKS, from the coding sequence ATGCATCGCTATGGGAGCCGCGGGTTCGCACTGGAGATCGTCACGATCATTGTCGCCATGGTGCTGATGATCCCGTTCTATTTCCTCCTCAACGTTTCGTTCAAAGGCAATTCCGACGCCTTCCTGTCGTCGGCGATCGCCCTGCCTCGCGCGCCGAGCGTGTCCGCATTCGGCGACGCGTGGGCGGGTTCCGCGACCGGGAGCATCCCCGGAGGACTGATCAGCAGCGTGATCGTGACGGCAGGCAGTCTCATCGTGCTCATCGCCTTCGGATCCATCGCGGCCTATACGATGGCTCGCCTGCCCGGCCGGCTGAGCAACACCCTGTACATCCTGTTCCTGGTCGGCATCATCCTTCCGTTTCAATTGGGGATGGTGCCGGTCTACGTCGTCCTGCGCACGGTGGGTCTTGTCGGGAGTCCTTTCGGGTTGATCGTGTTGTACAGCGGACTTCTCATGCCCCTGGTCGTCTTCCTCTACACCGGATTCGCGCGGTCCCTCCCTCGTGAATACGAAGAGGCGGCGCAGATGGACGGCTCCTCACGACTCCAGACCTTCCTTCGCATCATCTTTCCGCTGCTCGCCCCCGCCACCGGAACCGTGGCGATCCTCGCGGGTCTCATCATCTGGAACGACTTCTTCACGCAGTTGATCTTCCTCTCGGGGTCAGCGAACGCCACACTTCCCGTCGTCATCTATGGATTCGTCGGTGCCAACGTGTCGACGTGGAACGTCATCTTCGCGGGGATCATCGTGTCGATGATCCCTGTGCTGGTGTTCTACGTCTTCGCGCAGCGCAAGTTCATCCAGGGCTTCGCCGGGGGCATCAAGAGCTGA
- a CDS encoding LacI family DNA-binding transcriptional regulator, translating into MSETEASVPVRISVRKPPATIYDIAKATGVSPSTVSRALNKPGRLKEATERRIRDAADELGYRINPMARALPTGKTGTLALLVSDITNPVYFDVVRGAERVATANGLTLVFAESQESPELELATAERLQTSVDGLFLVASRLTDDQITALASIKPVIIANRLVPGVTSVIPDPRPGIGAALDQLQEFGHRRIAYLSGPDASWMNDVRWRTLFAYAVERDMSIVEIASTAPTREGGAEALPRVLAADVSAVIAYNDLVALGLLRAAREHGVEVPRELSIIGFDDIFGADLPTPALSTIKSPLRELGEAGTHRLLVEIQERDEEHAPSLPTLFISRESVADRR; encoded by the coding sequence GTGAGCGAAACTGAGGCATCGGTGCCGGTCCGCATAAGCGTCCGCAAGCCGCCGGCGACCATCTACGACATCGCAAAGGCCACCGGCGTGAGCCCCTCGACCGTATCCCGCGCGCTGAACAAGCCGGGACGACTCAAGGAAGCCACCGAACGCCGTATCCGCGACGCCGCCGACGAGCTCGGATACCGAATCAATCCGATGGCGCGAGCCCTGCCCACCGGCAAAACCGGGACCCTCGCCCTGCTGGTGTCGGACATCACCAACCCGGTGTATTTCGACGTCGTCCGGGGCGCCGAGCGCGTCGCCACCGCGAACGGTCTGACGCTCGTGTTCGCCGAGTCGCAGGAGTCGCCGGAACTGGAGCTCGCGACGGCCGAGCGACTGCAGACCTCCGTCGATGGACTGTTCCTCGTCGCCTCGCGCCTGACCGACGATCAGATCACCGCCCTGGCCTCCATCAAACCGGTCATCATCGCCAACCGGCTGGTGCCAGGCGTGACCTCGGTGATCCCGGACCCGCGTCCCGGTATCGGTGCCGCCCTCGACCAGCTCCAGGAGTTCGGGCACCGCCGCATCGCCTACCTCTCCGGGCCCGACGCATCCTGGATGAACGACGTGCGATGGCGCACCCTCTTCGCGTACGCCGTCGAGCGCGACATGTCGATCGTGGAGATCGCCTCGACGGCCCCCACCCGGGAGGGCGGAGCAGAGGCGCTTCCTCGTGTGCTCGCCGCCGACGTGAGCGCCGTCATCGCATACAACGACCTCGTGGCGCTGGGCTTACTGCGGGCAGCGCGCGAGCACGGCGTCGAGGTACCGCGCGAGCTCAGCATCATCGGCTTCGACGACATTTTCGGAGCGGACCTTCCCACTCCTGCTCTGAGCACCATCAAGAGCCCTCTGCGTGAACTGGGCGAGGCGGGCACGCACCGACTCCTCGTGGAGATCCAAGAACGCGACGAAGAGCATGCACCGTCGCTGCCCACCCTGTTCATCAGTCGCGAATCGGTGGCGGACCGCCGATAG
- the uxaC gene encoding glucuronate isomerase codes for MHPPQRRDPDRLLPADPRTRDIARDLYLRVANAPVVSPHGHVPVEWLAEGQRFRDPADLLVTYDHYVTRLLHAGGVDLEQLGVAGGADPRAVWRLLAEKWHLFAGTASGYWLEEALSSVLGVDRELSPANADAIYDQISGRLAESDFTPRALFERFGIEVLATTDDPFAELAQHDALRDSGLRVVPTFRPDKYLDPDAGGFAENVDRLLAVAGQPATFAGYLAALEGRRRHFIDHGAVSADHGVEDPLALDLPPDDAQRLFAEVIAGTAGADGRRAFRAHMLFQMARMSVDDGLVMTVHAGVLRNHHTETFERFGPDTGHDIPVRTDFVRGLRPLLQRFGNADGFHLVLFAVDETVYSRELAPLAAFYRSVYIGAPWWFLDAPDAIGRFRSAVTETAGFYRGSGFIDDTRAFLSIPARHDTARRADAAFLARYVAEGRIALGVAERIADDLVGPLPKRVFKL; via the coding sequence ATGCACCCGCCGCAACGTCGCGACCCCGATCGCCTTCTTCCCGCAGATCCGCGTACCCGGGACATTGCGCGCGACCTTTATCTGCGCGTGGCGAATGCTCCGGTCGTCTCGCCGCATGGTCACGTCCCGGTCGAATGGCTGGCGGAGGGTCAGCGGTTCCGCGACCCGGCCGACCTCCTCGTCACATACGACCACTACGTGACGCGCTTGCTCCACGCGGGAGGTGTCGATCTGGAACAGCTCGGCGTCGCTGGCGGCGCCGACCCGCGGGCGGTGTGGCGGCTGCTCGCTGAGAAGTGGCACCTCTTCGCCGGTACCGCCTCCGGCTACTGGCTGGAGGAGGCACTGAGTTCGGTGCTGGGGGTGGACCGCGAACTCAGCCCGGCGAACGCGGACGCGATCTATGATCAGATTTCCGGCCGTCTCGCGGAGTCCGATTTCACCCCGCGGGCCCTGTTCGAACGATTCGGCATCGAGGTGCTCGCCACGACGGACGACCCGTTCGCCGAGCTCGCACAGCACGACGCGCTACGGGATTCGGGGCTCCGGGTCGTGCCGACGTTCCGGCCTGACAAGTACCTTGACCCTGACGCGGGTGGATTCGCCGAGAACGTCGACCGTCTTCTGGCGGTCGCGGGACAACCCGCGACGTTCGCCGGCTATCTGGCGGCGCTGGAGGGACGTCGTCGCCACTTCATCGATCACGGCGCGGTGTCCGCCGACCACGGTGTCGAGGATCCCCTCGCGCTGGACCTGCCGCCCGACGACGCCCAGCGGCTGTTCGCGGAGGTCATCGCGGGGACGGCGGGCGCCGACGGAAGGCGTGCATTCCGGGCCCACATGCTGTTTCAGATGGCCCGCATGAGCGTGGACGACGGACTCGTGATGACCGTTCACGCCGGGGTTCTGCGTAATCACCACACCGAGACGTTCGAGCGCTTCGGTCCGGATACCGGCCACGACATCCCGGTGCGCACCGACTTCGTCCGTGGCCTCCGGCCGCTCCTGCAGCGGTTCGGGAACGCCGACGGGTTTCATCTGGTGCTCTTCGCCGTCGATGAGACGGTGTACTCGCGGGAGCTCGCCCCCTTGGCGGCCTTCTACCGGAGCGTGTACATCGGGGCGCCGTGGTGGTTCCTGGACGCGCCGGACGCGATCGGCCGGTTCCGGTCCGCGGTGACGGAGACCGCGGGGTTCTACCGCGGCTCTGGATTCATCGACGACACCCGTGCCTTCCTCTCCATCCCGGCACGTCACGACACGGCACGGCGCGCGGATGCCGCCTTCCTCGCGCGCTACGTCGCCGAGGGCCGGATCGCCCTGGGGGTCGCCGAGAGGATTGCCGACGACCTGGTCGGACCGTTGCCGAAGAGGGTCTTCAAACTGTGA
- a CDS encoding mannitol dehydrogenase family protein: MTAASAAPRLTHHALPHPERTPPVRIVHLGLGAFHRSHQAWYTAHAADADQWGIAAFTGRRPGAAELLAAQGCVYTLVERGPEDDRFELIGSIVEASAGDDVPGFVATFASPQVAIVTLTITEAGYRVDATGALDLDDPDVHSDIALLRDMLETHELRAAGAGAGPRTVLGRLLLGLHHRRLADAPPIAIVPCDNLPENGPLIRRALGRLAQEVDPTLADWLPLGTSFVSTSVDRITPRLGPDDRTLVATATGWFDETPVVTEPFADWVLAGDFPSGRPQWETAGARFVDDITPWEARKLWMLNGAHTLLASSGRLRGHATVAEAFTDPVCRAQVDELWEEAARNLPSVETIEYRQALAERFANPRIVHQLDQIAEGSRTKLRLRIVPVALAEREAGHSAVGAATAIAAWTLREAASADLLSTVRELAPELAEDEEFVKTIHDIRSAIEAAWAPEKVGTNR; the protein is encoded by the coding sequence GTGACTGCCGCATCTGCCGCCCCGCGTCTCACGCACCACGCGCTACCGCACCCCGAGAGAACTCCACCGGTCCGGATCGTGCACCTCGGGCTCGGTGCCTTCCATCGCTCCCACCAGGCCTGGTACACCGCGCACGCCGCGGACGCCGACCAGTGGGGGATCGCGGCGTTCACGGGGCGACGGCCGGGTGCGGCAGAACTCCTCGCCGCGCAGGGGTGCGTCTACACGCTGGTCGAGCGCGGCCCAGAGGATGACCGGTTCGAGCTCATCGGGAGCATCGTGGAAGCGTCAGCCGGCGACGACGTCCCCGGCTTCGTCGCCACCTTCGCGTCTCCGCAGGTCGCCATCGTCACGCTGACCATCACGGAAGCGGGATACCGGGTGGATGCCACCGGTGCACTGGATCTGGATGATCCCGATGTCCACTCGGATATCGCGCTTCTCCGCGACATGCTCGAGACGCACGAACTCCGTGCGGCGGGCGCCGGGGCAGGACCGCGAACGGTTCTCGGCCGCCTGCTGCTCGGACTGCATCATCGCCGGCTGGCGGATGCGCCGCCGATCGCCATCGTGCCCTGCGACAACCTGCCCGAGAACGGGCCCCTGATCCGTCGCGCCCTCGGCCGGCTGGCGCAGGAAGTCGACCCCACGCTGGCGGACTGGCTCCCGCTCGGAACGTCGTTCGTGTCCACGTCGGTCGACCGCATCACGCCCCGCCTCGGTCCGGACGACCGGACGCTGGTCGCCACGGCCACGGGCTGGTTCGATGAGACGCCCGTTGTGACCGAACCGTTCGCCGACTGGGTGCTGGCGGGCGACTTCCCGTCCGGCCGCCCGCAGTGGGAGACCGCTGGCGCCCGCTTCGTGGACGACATCACCCCGTGGGAGGCGCGGAAACTCTGGATGCTGAACGGCGCCCACACACTGCTCGCGTCGTCCGGCCGGTTGCGCGGGCACGCGACTGTTGCAGAGGCGTTTACGGACCCGGTCTGCCGCGCCCAAGTCGACGAGTTGTGGGAGGAGGCTGCGCGAAACCTTCCGAGCGTCGAGACCATCGAGTACCGGCAGGCCCTCGCGGAGCGGTTCGCGAACCCGCGGATCGTCCACCAACTCGACCAGATCGCCGAAGGGTCCCGCACCAAACTGCGGCTCCGCATCGTGCCGGTTGCCCTGGCGGAGCGGGAAGCAGGTCACAGCGCCGTCGGCGCCGCAACCGCCATCGCCGCATGGACCCTTCGGGAGGCGGCCAGCGCCGACCTGCTCTCGACCGTTCGTGAGCTCGCTCCCGAACTCGCGGAGGACGAGGAATTCGTGAAGACCATCCACGACATCCGGTCGGCCATCGAGGCCGCCTGGGCACCCGAGAAAGTAGGAACGAATCGATGA
- a CDS encoding glycoside hydrolase family 1 protein, giving the protein MTTFPDGFLWGASTAPHQIEGNNLNSDFWANEGRVPGMERSGDACDSYHRYREDMQLLADAGLNSYRFGIEWARIEPEPGLISRAELAHYRRMIDTANELGITPFVTLHHFTNPRWFAEQGGWTAPGAIDRFRSYVETATTILDGVEWVATMNEPNMLAMMTGMAVLMQQAQENGEGWQSPTVDTDGPRPALPAPSPEIGRIFVEAHHAVRDIVRERTGANVGWTVANRAFETRPGGGEKRRELEYIWEDLYLEGSRGDDFVGVQSYSAQWVNADGIEPHPQHPDNTLVGTAYRPDALGIAVRHTAEVTGGVPIVVTENGIATHDDSRRIAYTDEALHHLGAAMADGVDVQGYLHWSLLDNYEWGHWEPTFGLIQVDRETFVRTPKPSLGWLGDVARRNGRVERAA; this is encoded by the coding sequence ATGACGACCTTCCCTGACGGCTTCCTCTGGGGCGCCTCCACCGCGCCGCACCAGATCGAGGGCAACAACCTCAACAGCGACTTCTGGGCCAACGAGGGCCGCGTCCCGGGCATGGAGCGCAGCGGCGACGCGTGCGACAGCTATCACCGCTACCGCGAAGACATGCAGCTTCTCGCCGACGCGGGATTGAACAGCTACCGCTTCGGCATCGAGTGGGCGCGGATCGAGCCCGAGCCAGGCCTGATCTCGCGTGCCGAGCTGGCGCACTACCGCCGGATGATCGATACGGCGAACGAGCTGGGCATCACGCCGTTCGTCACCTTGCACCACTTCACGAATCCGCGGTGGTTCGCCGAGCAGGGCGGCTGGACCGCGCCGGGAGCGATCGACCGATTCCGCTCTTACGTCGAGACGGCGACGACCATCCTTGACGGCGTGGAATGGGTGGCCACCATGAACGAGCCCAACATGCTCGCGATGATGACCGGTATGGCTGTCTTGATGCAGCAGGCGCAGGAGAACGGCGAAGGGTGGCAGAGCCCGACCGTCGACACGGACGGGCCGCGCCCGGCCCTGCCGGCTCCCAGTCCGGAGATCGGACGGATCTTCGTGGAGGCGCACCACGCCGTCCGTGACATCGTCCGGGAACGCACCGGAGCGAACGTCGGCTGGACGGTCGCGAACCGGGCGTTCGAGACCCGGCCGGGCGGCGGGGAGAAGCGCCGCGAGCTCGAGTACATCTGGGAGGACCTCTACCTCGAGGGCTCGCGGGGCGACGACTTCGTGGGCGTGCAGTCGTACTCGGCGCAGTGGGTGAACGCGGACGGCATCGAGCCGCACCCGCAGCATCCCGACAACACGCTGGTGGGCACCGCTTACCGGCCGGACGCGCTCGGGATCGCGGTGCGGCACACAGCCGAGGTCACGGGTGGGGTGCCGATCGTCGTCACTGAGAACGGCATCGCGACGCACGATGACTCTCGCCGTATCGCGTACACGGACGAAGCCCTCCACCATCTCGGTGCGGCGATGGCGGACGGGGTGGATGTGCAGGGTTATCTGCACTGGTCGCTGCTCGACAACTACGAGTGGGGCCACTGGGAGCCGACGTTCGGCTTGATCCAAGTGGACCGCGAGACCTTCGTGCGCACGCCGAAGCCGAGCTTGGGCTGGCTGGGCGATGTGGCGCGCCGGAACGGGCGGGTGGAACGCGCCGCCTGA
- a CDS encoding family 78 glycoside hydrolase catalytic domain, with translation MEAMTPMTETAPSGLRIDAGGDQFPVSADRPRLSWLPLDGADGYELHATIDDVSLEPVSAAGHRLNSWPWRPLQSGERVRWRVRVPGGTWSEEHVFEAGLLDADWSADWISPPTPSDVVFGKRPGHSLRRSFAVDRPLRRARLYSTALGVYEAFVNGSRVGAAELSPGSTSYDKTVYAQAADVAPSLNVGENTLELVLTDGWYQGQVGAFHARAAWTDGDDVAARAELHLLFEDGTTETVRTDGSWTSWTSPIVRAGLMDGQATDLTVEPSQLGPVRVGAVTAPPISWSPAPPVRRVEVRPPVWLTRLDSGSWIADFGQNASGWTRLTDLGPRGSRTSIEHGEHLDSSGDLDMSHLDSEREGDGLVVLDQRDEVVSDGSDGSAFEPRHTVHGFQYARIQRGDLPLSADAITMQVVNTDLAPAGSFRCSDDDLNRLYEIANWSFRGNAVDIPTDCPQRERIGWTGDYQVFASTAVRLFDVHGFTRKWLQSVRDDQLDDGRIANFSPDGRQVKHHPDLQVAQMTGSAGWGDAIIHVPWILYETYGDRDELAANWDAMTRWVEWALDTARTCRHPSRVQRSPEPLPHEQYLWDGSFHWGEWCEPKERAADGSLVDPLQDNPMAWFMEDKGEVGTAYLYRSTTTLARIAAILGREGDAARYTDEAQHVRDAWRTEFLPADGRTVKDTQAAYVRALSFGLIPDHLRSRAADRLVELIRRAGNHLGTGFLSTADLLPVLVETGHADVAYEVLFQRTSPSWLGMLDRGATTIWEDWDGVDEDGRAFASLNHYSKGAVVRFLHTHLLGLDQAPDSVAWESFLLRPVPGGGVTWAEGSYRTPQGTIEASWRIEDGRITVSGAVPPATTGTIVLPDGRSIQVGPGRFTVSSAA, from the coding sequence ATGGAGGCGATGACGCCGATGACCGAGACGGCACCCAGTGGGCTACGAATCGACGCAGGCGGTGACCAGTTCCCGGTGTCTGCTGATCGCCCCCGGCTCTCCTGGCTGCCGCTGGACGGCGCCGACGGCTACGAGCTCCACGCCACCATCGACGACGTCTCCCTCGAACCGGTCAGCGCAGCGGGCCACCGCCTCAACTCGTGGCCGTGGCGTCCGTTGCAGAGCGGCGAGCGCGTCCGCTGGCGTGTGCGCGTCCCGGGGGGCACGTGGAGTGAGGAGCACGTGTTCGAGGCCGGCCTGCTCGACGCCGACTGGAGCGCCGACTGGATCTCGCCTCCTACACCGTCTGATGTCGTCTTCGGAAAGCGGCCCGGCCACTCCCTCCGCCGAAGCTTCGCCGTCGATCGCCCCCTTCGCCGCGCGCGTCTCTACTCGACCGCGCTCGGCGTCTACGAGGCATTCGTCAACGGGAGCCGGGTCGGCGCGGCCGAGCTCTCGCCCGGCTCCACCTCGTACGACAAGACGGTGTACGCCCAGGCCGCGGATGTGGCACCGTCGCTGAACGTCGGCGAGAACACCCTGGAACTCGTGCTCACCGACGGCTGGTACCAGGGCCAGGTGGGCGCCTTCCACGCACGCGCCGCCTGGACCGACGGGGACGACGTCGCTGCCCGCGCCGAGCTGCACCTGCTCTTCGAGGACGGGACGACCGAGACCGTCCGAACCGACGGATCCTGGACCAGCTGGACCTCACCCATCGTCCGAGCCGGACTCATGGACGGCCAGGCGACCGATCTCACCGTCGAGCCCTCCCAGCTCGGGCCTGTGCGTGTCGGCGCCGTTACGGCGCCCCCGATCAGCTGGTCGCCCGCACCGCCAGTTCGACGCGTCGAAGTACGCCCGCCCGTTTGGCTCACCCGGCTCGACTCGGGCTCCTGGATCGCCGACTTCGGACAGAACGCCTCGGGATGGACGCGCCTGACCGATCTCGGTCCGCGCGGCTCCCGGACCTCGATCGAGCACGGCGAGCACCTCGACTCGTCCGGCGATCTCGACATGTCGCATCTCGACTCGGAGCGCGAAGGCGACGGCCTGGTGGTCCTCGACCAACGCGACGAGGTCGTTTCCGACGGCTCCGATGGGTCGGCATTCGAGCCGCGGCACACCGTCCACGGCTTTCAGTACGCACGCATCCAGCGCGGCGACCTACCCCTGTCGGCTGATGCGATCACGATGCAGGTCGTCAACACAGACCTGGCCCCGGCGGGTTCGTTCCGGTGCAGCGACGACGACCTCAACCGGCTGTACGAGATCGCGAACTGGAGCTTCCGCGGGAACGCCGTGGACATCCCCACCGACTGCCCGCAGCGCGAACGAATCGGCTGGACCGGCGACTACCAGGTCTTCGCCTCCACCGCCGTCCGGCTGTTCGACGTGCACGGCTTCACCCGGAAATGGCTGCAGTCGGTGCGCGACGACCAGCTGGACGACGGCCGCATCGCAAACTTCTCGCCCGACGGTCGCCAGGTCAAGCACCACCCCGACCTGCAGGTCGCTCAGATGACCGGGTCGGCAGGATGGGGCGACGCCATCATCCACGTCCCGTGGATCCTCTACGAGACCTACGGCGACCGCGACGAGCTCGCGGCGAACTGGGATGCGATGACCCGCTGGGTGGAGTGGGCTCTGGACACCGCGCGCACCTGCCGCCATCCGTCGCGCGTGCAGCGTTCCCCCGAACCGCTCCCGCACGAGCAGTATCTGTGGGACGGTTCCTTCCACTGGGGCGAGTGGTGCGAACCGAAGGAGCGCGCGGCGGACGGCTCACTCGTCGACCCGCTGCAAGACAACCCGATGGCCTGGTTCATGGAGGACAAGGGCGAGGTCGGCACCGCCTACCTGTACCGCTCCACCACCACGCTCGCGCGCATCGCAGCGATCCTCGGCCGCGAGGGCGATGCCGCGCGCTACACGGACGAAGCGCAGCACGTGCGCGACGCGTGGCGCACCGAGTTCCTCCCTGCGGACGGTCGCACGGTGAAGGACACGCAGGCGGCGTACGTGCGCGCGCTGAGCTTCGGGCTCATTCCGGACCACCTGCGATCGCGGGCGGCGGATCGCCTCGTCGAGCTCATCCGACGTGCGGGCAATCACCTGGGCACCGGGTTCTTGTCGACCGCGGACCTGCTCCCGGTCCTCGTCGAAACCGGGCACGCCGATGTCGCCTACGAGGTGCTCTTCCAGCGTACCTCCCCCTCCTGGCTCGGGATGCTGGACCGCGGCGCGACGACGATCTGGGAGGACTGGGACGGCGTGGATGAGGACGGTCGCGCCTTCGCCTCGCTCAACCATTACTCGAAGGGCGCCGTGGTGCGCTTCCTCCACACCCACCTCCTGGGTCTCGACCAGGCTCCGGACTCGGTCGCCTGGGAGTCGTTCCTCCTGCGTCCCGTTCCCGGCGGCGGCGTCACCTGGGCCGAGGGCTCGTACCGTACACCGCAGGGAACGATCGAGGCGTCCTGGCGCATCGAAGACGGACGGATCACCGTCTCCGGCGCGGTCCCTCCCGCCACGACCGGAACCATCGTCCTCCCCGACGGCCGCTCGATTCAGGTCGGTCCCGGCCGGTTCACGGTGTCGTCGGCGGCCTGA